A window of the Syntrophothermus lipocalidus DSM 12680 genome harbors these coding sequences:
- a CDS encoding peptidoglycan-binding protein has protein sequence MSNRSVMLAVVFLAGLLLAGSLFITAGSAYAQGAYSDKDLALGTYGEDVRQVQQCLSHLNYNTGGIDGIYGPQTVSAVSAFQKDQQLVVDGIAGPETQWALFKIVSQLQKDLTFVGFDTKGVDGCFGPATVSAVLSFQTANKLKADGIVGPETKKALEQAVAAKKANTSATVVYIVQKGDTLSEIAVRYKTTVKAIKDANKLSSDLIKVGQKLVIPSGGSTPTVPSTSTTPSRQGRFGELVPWSEAQKIFKVGMIATITDFDTGLTYQVKRLGGSNHADVEPLTAADTAKMKQAYHGEWSWERHAILVTVAGRTIAASQNGMPHGTSTIDNNFPGHFCIHFLGSMTHGNNQWAPSPAHVDAAHQAMVRKAAGLSS, from the coding sequence ATGTCGAACCGAAGCGTGATGCTCGCAGTTGTGTTCCTAGCCGGATTACTTTTAGCGGGAAGCCTTTTTATAACAGCAGGTAGTGCGTATGCCCAGGGTGCATACAGTGACAAAGATCTGGCTTTGGGTACATACGGAGAGGATGTTAGACAAGTTCAGCAGTGTCTGAGTCATTTGAATTACAACACCGGTGGTATTGACGGTATTTACGGGCCACAAACCGTCAGTGCTGTTTCAGCTTTTCAGAAGGATCAGCAACTTGTCGTAGACGGTATTGCTGGGCCTGAAACCCAGTGGGCCTTGTTTAAGATAGTCAGTCAGCTTCAAAAAGACTTGACCTTTGTTGGTTTTGATACCAAGGGTGTAGACGGTTGTTTCGGTCCAGCTACGGTGAGTGCCGTCTTATCCTTTCAAACTGCTAACAAACTCAAGGCTGACGGGATAGTGGGGCCTGAAACGAAAAAAGCTCTGGAGCAAGCAGTTGCGGCGAAAAAAGCCAACACCAGTGCTACTGTCGTTTATATAGTGCAAAAAGGTGATACCTTGTCGGAAATCGCTGTCCGGTACAAAACAACAGTCAAGGCCATCAAGGATGCTAACAAGTTGAGTTCGGACCTTATCAAAGTAGGGCAAAAACTGGTTATTCCTTCCGGTGGCAGTACTCCCACGGTGCCGTCAACTAGCACTACCCCTTCCCGGCAAGGAAGATTTGGCGAACTCGTTCCCTGGAGCGAGGCTCAAAAAATATTTAAGGTTGGGATGATCGCCACTATTACCGATTTTGACACCGGTTTGACCTATCAGGTGAAACGTCTAGGTGGCAGTAATCACGCCGATGTCGAACCTTTAACGGCTGCAGATACGGCTAAGATGAAGCAGGCCTATCACGGGGAGTGGAGCTGGGAGCGACACGCCATCCTGGTTACGGTCGCCGGCAGAACTATCGCTGCCTCTCAAAACGGGATGCCTCACGGGACTTCAACCATAGATAACAACTTCCCCGGCCATTTCTGCATACATTTCTTGGGCAGTATGACCCACGGCAATAATCAATGGGCTCCAAGCCCCGCGCATGTCGATGCAGCTCACCAGGCTATGGTTCGGAAAGCGGCGGGACTTTCGAGCTAA
- the ppdK gene encoding pyruvate, phosphate dikinase, giving the protein MSRTKYVYLFEEGQADMKSLLGGKGANLAEMTRIGLPVPPGFTITTEACKEYYRLGKEFPPNMMEDALQALQALEEKTGKRFGDRDNPLLVSVRSGAPVSMPGMMDTILNLGLNDVTVEGLASLTGDERFALDCYRRFIQMFSNVVLNIDHAVFDAVMEKYKKRHGLIFDYEIPADGLRSIITEYKGLVLKEAGREFPQDVYEQLQMAIKAVFESWNNQRAIVYRKLNKIPDDLGTAVNVQAMAFGNMGSDSGTGVAFTRNPSTGERELYGEFLVNAQGEDVVAGIRTPTPISKLKDELPQVYEQFTQVCQTLESHYRDMQDIEFTVEKGKLYMLQTRSGKRTAAAAIKIAVDMVKEGLITREEAILRVDPNQINQLLHRQIDSKAQLNVIARGLPASPGAASGKVVFDADEAERLGNEGEKVILVRSETTPDDIHGIVKAQGVLTSRGGMTSHAAVVARGMGKPCVCGCEAIKIDPAGQEFSVGDIVVKKGETISIDGATGNVMLGEVPMIEPTLSEEFETLLKWADDIRKLGVRANADTPEDAAKAREFGAEGIGLCRTEHMFMAQDRLPIVQEMILADTEEARRKALAKLLPMQREDFYGILKAMAGFPVTIRLLDPPLHEFLPGAEELLTEIAEMNARGQNNAVLAEKRSLLKKVYALREFNPMLGHRGCRLGITYPEIYRMQARAIFEAVVKLKKEGIEVLPEVEIPLVMDSSELAMLKREVLEVYEEVKAETGVEFEFAVGTMIELPRACVVADEIAAEADFFSFGTNDLTQTTLGFSRDDAEGKFIPIYLEKKLLKDNPFAVLDRKGVGSLMIMAIEKGRSVNSGLLIGICGEHGGEPSSVEFCHQIGLHYVSCSPYRVPVARLAAAQAAVLYPRE; this is encoded by the coding sequence ATGTCTAGAACCAAGTACGTGTATCTTTTCGAAGAAGGCCAGGCAGATATGAAATCATTGCTAGGTGGTAAGGGGGCGAACCTGGCAGAAATGACGCGGATCGGCCTGCCCGTTCCTCCGGGGTTTACTATAACCACAGAGGCATGCAAAGAGTATTATCGACTGGGTAAAGAATTTCCCCCCAACATGATGGAGGATGCATTGCAGGCTTTGCAGGCACTCGAAGAAAAGACCGGTAAAAGGTTTGGGGACAGGGATAACCCGCTCTTGGTGTCGGTCCGATCGGGTGCTCCTGTGTCCATGCCGGGGATGATGGATACTATTCTTAACCTGGGCCTAAACGACGTTACTGTGGAGGGTTTGGCTTCTCTTACTGGAGATGAACGGTTTGCTTTGGACTGCTATCGGCGTTTCATTCAGATGTTTTCTAACGTGGTCTTGAATATTGATCACGCGGTCTTCGATGCGGTAATGGAAAAGTATAAGAAAAGACACGGCTTGATATTTGATTACGAAATACCTGCTGATGGATTAAGATCTATTATCACCGAGTACAAGGGCTTGGTTCTGAAAGAAGCCGGCCGTGAGTTTCCCCAAGACGTATACGAGCAGTTGCAAATGGCAATTAAGGCTGTTTTTGAGTCTTGGAATAACCAAAGGGCCATAGTGTATAGGAAACTGAACAAGATACCGGATGATTTAGGGACGGCGGTCAATGTTCAGGCCATGGCTTTCGGGAACATGGGAAGCGATTCCGGTACGGGGGTAGCTTTTACCCGCAATCCGTCTACCGGCGAGCGTGAACTGTACGGCGAGTTTCTTGTAAATGCCCAAGGGGAGGATGTTGTTGCCGGAATCAGAACTCCTACTCCCATATCCAAGCTCAAAGACGAACTGCCCCAGGTTTACGAACAGTTCACCCAGGTGTGTCAGACCCTGGAATCCCATTATCGGGACATGCAGGATATCGAGTTTACAGTGGAAAAAGGTAAACTATACATGCTGCAGACCCGGAGCGGTAAGCGTACGGCCGCAGCTGCTATCAAGATTGCTGTAGACATGGTGAAAGAAGGACTCATTACTCGCGAAGAAGCGATCTTGCGGGTGGATCCCAATCAGATTAACCAATTGTTACATAGACAGATCGACTCCAAAGCCCAGTTGAACGTCATAGCTAGAGGATTGCCGGCTTCACCTGGAGCGGCTTCAGGGAAGGTCGTTTTTGATGCGGACGAGGCTGAAAGACTGGGCAACGAAGGGGAAAAGGTTATACTGGTGCGCAGCGAGACTACTCCGGATGATATTCACGGGATCGTCAAAGCCCAGGGGGTACTCACTTCGAGAGGCGGTATGACCAGTCATGCGGCGGTCGTCGCTCGTGGAATGGGCAAGCCATGTGTCTGCGGGTGCGAGGCCATTAAAATAGACCCGGCCGGGCAAGAGTTCTCGGTCGGAGACATTGTTGTCAAGAAAGGCGAAACCATATCCATAGATGGGGCTACCGGTAACGTGATGCTGGGAGAGGTACCGATGATAGAGCCCACACTGTCAGAGGAGTTTGAAACCCTCCTCAAGTGGGCTGACGACATCAGGAAGCTGGGGGTACGCGCCAATGCCGACACACCCGAGGACGCTGCCAAAGCCCGCGAGTTTGGAGCTGAGGGAATCGGCCTTTGCCGGACGGAACACATGTTCATGGCTCAGGATCGTTTACCTATAGTTCAGGAAATGATTCTGGCTGACACCGAGGAGGCTCGAAGGAAGGCCCTGGCTAAGCTTCTTCCCATGCAGCGCGAAGACTTTTACGGTATTCTAAAGGCTATGGCCGGTTTTCCGGTGACCATTAGGCTATTGGACCCGCCGTTGCACGAGTTCTTGCCCGGAGCTGAAGAACTCCTGACGGAAATAGCGGAAATGAATGCGAGAGGACAGAATAACGCTGTGCTGGCGGAAAAGAGATCGCTACTGAAAAAGGTTTATGCTCTGAGGGAATTCAATCCTATGCTCGGGCACAGAGGATGCCGTTTGGGTATAACTTATCCGGAGATCTATCGGATGCAGGCCCGTGCTATATTCGAAGCGGTTGTTAAACTGAAAAAAGAGGGAATCGAGGTTTTGCCCGAAGTGGAAATTCCTCTGGTAATGGATAGCAGCGAGCTGGCCATGTTAAAGCGCGAGGTACTGGAGGTTTATGAAGAAGTAAAAGCGGAAACAGGGGTTGAGTTCGAGTTTGCAGTGGGCACGATGATCGAATTGCCCCGGGCTTGTGTAGTAGCCGATGAGATCGCGGCTGAGGCTGATTTCTTCTCTTTCGGTACCAATGACCTTACCCAAACCACGCTGGGATTCAGCCGCGACGACGCCGAGGGCAAGTTTATACCGATTTATTTGGAGAAAAAGCTCTTGAAAGACAACCCGTTTGCGGTACTGGATCGCAAAGGTGTAGGAAGCTTGATGATAATGGCGATCGAGAAAGGACGCTCGGTAAACTCAGGACTTCTCATCGGAATTTGTGGCGAGCATGGCGGGGAACCGTCCTCAGTGGAGTTTTGTCATCAAATCGGCCTTCACTACGTGAGTTGCTCGCCCTACCGAGTACCGGTCGCCCGCCTAGCTGCAGCCCAGGCGGCGGTGCTGTACCCCAGGGAGTAA
- a CDS encoding pyruvate, water dikinase regulatory protein, with protein sequence MSHRMPGVYIVSDSIGETAEMVVRAAASQFNSGKIEIKRIPYVTDEESIVEIINQAAEERAIIAYTLVIEELARFLKTKAQEASVLTVDLLGPMVETLQLASNVEPKREPGLLRKVDEIYFRRVEAIEFAVRYDDGKDARGIPLADIVLIGVSRTSKTPLSMYLAHKRIKVANVPLVPEVPPPEELYSVEKGRLIGLTIQPDLLCAIRRERLKALGLMSDANYASPERIAHELEFAHQIMRKLGCPIIDVSNKAVEETASKILEIYYRRLSHV encoded by the coding sequence TTGAGTCATCGCATGCCCGGGGTGTACATAGTATCGGACTCCATCGGGGAAACAGCAGAGATGGTGGTTAGGGCAGCTGCCAGCCAGTTTAACTCCGGCAAGATAGAAATAAAGAGGATACCTTATGTTACCGACGAAGAAAGCATTGTCGAAATAATTAACCAAGCAGCCGAGGAGCGAGCGATTATAGCTTACACCCTGGTGATTGAAGAGTTAGCGCGTTTTTTGAAGACTAAGGCCCAAGAAGCCTCTGTTCTGACCGTAGACCTGCTTGGTCCGATGGTGGAGACCTTGCAGCTAGCCAGTAACGTGGAACCAAAACGGGAACCCGGACTCTTACGCAAGGTAGACGAGATATACTTTCGTAGGGTTGAAGCCATCGAATTTGCGGTCAGGTATGATGATGGCAAGGATGCACGGGGAATACCTTTAGCGGACATCGTACTTATTGGGGTTTCGCGGACTTCCAAGACCCCTCTTTCTATGTATCTAGCCCATAAGCGGATAAAGGTAGCGAACGTGCCGCTTGTACCGGAAGTGCCTCCTCCAGAAGAGCTCTACAGCGTCGAAAAAGGACGGCTCATAGGTCTTACCATACAACCGGACTTGCTTTGCGCCATTCGTAGAGAAAGGCTGAAGGCTCTGGGTTTAATGTCAGATGCGAATTATGCTAGCCCGGAGAGGATTGCCCACGAACTCGAGTTTGCTCACCAGATAATGCGTAAGCTGGGTTGTCCGATAATAGATGTCAGCAACAAGGCCGTGGAAGAAACGGCGAGTAAGATACTAGAAATATATTACAGGAGGTTGAGTCATGTCTAG
- a CDS encoding helix-turn-helix transcriptional regulator — translation MIELTERQGKILDIVRKHQPITGERIAEILDVTRAALRPDLAVLTMSGYLEAKPRVGYTIKSEGAQGAIRKILCQYRVKDVKSMPVVVKDTSSIYDAIVTLFTEDAGTIYVTDRDGYLAGVVSRKDFLKTTLGHIDIYKVPVSVIMTRMPNIIVTTPDETVIEAVKKIVEHEIDSLPVVKKYIDENGDEKLEVVGRITKTNIARLLLDLANQKKEG, via the coding sequence ATGATCGAGCTCACTGAAAGGCAAGGTAAAATACTGGACATCGTGCGTAAGCACCAGCCTATCACAGGCGAGAGAATCGCCGAAATACTGGATGTTACCCGAGCCGCTCTCCGACCAGACTTGGCTGTTCTTACCATGTCTGGATATCTGGAGGCCAAACCACGGGTTGGGTACACCATCAAGTCCGAGGGAGCCCAGGGAGCTATCAGAAAAATCCTTTGCCAATATCGGGTTAAAGACGTGAAATCGATGCCGGTAGTGGTTAAGGATACTTCCAGCATATACGATGCTATTGTAACGCTTTTCACCGAGGATGCAGGTACTATTTACGTTACCGACCGCGACGGTTATCTGGCGGGGGTAGTTTCGAGGAAAGATTTCTTGAAAACGACTCTTGGCCATATCGATATATACAAGGTGCCGGTCAGTGTAATAATGACCAGGATGCCGAATATAATCGTAACGACTCCTGACGAGACGGTTATCGAAGCGGTGAAGAAGATTGTAGAACATGAAATCGATAGCCTGCCGGTAGTTAAGAAATACATTGACGAAAACGGAGACGAAAAGCTCGAGGTGGTAGGAAGGATAACCAAGACCAACATAGCCCGCTTGTTACTCGACTTGGCCAACCAGAAAAAGGAGGGGTAG